The nucleotide sequence GTTCCTCGCCCTCGCCCCCGTCCAGCAGCACGGCCAGATTCAAGCTGAGGTTACTGAGGTAAGGAAAGGGGTGGCTGGGGTCCACGACGAGCGGCGTGAGCACCGGCTGAATTTCTGCGAGGTAATGCTCGCGCAGCGCCGCCCGCGCCCGCTTGCCCAGGTCTGCCACGCGCACCAGCCGCACGCCGTGAGCAGCGAGGTCCCGCAGCGTGCGCCGAGCGGCCTTTTCGATCTGGCGCAGCATCACCTGAGTTCGCTCGCGCACGAGGGCGAGGGTCTCGCGGGGAAGCAGGCCGTCGGGACTGGGGGTGTTGACCCCCGCCGCGATCTGGCGGTGAATTCCGGCCACCCGCACCATAAAGAATTCGTCCAGGTTGCTGCCGCAGATCGCCGCGTACTTCAGGCGTTCTAGGGGCGGGTTGCGCTCGTCGCGTGCCTCGGCCAGAACCCGCGCGTTAAAGGCCAGCCAGGAGAGCTCGCGGTTGAGAAACGGGCTGTCCGGGTTGGCGACCGTGCTGAAGGTCTGCCCCACCCCCTCGGCAGCAGGGGCGGCCCGCAGGCCCTTCTTGCGTCTTCCGCCTTTCACGGAAGGCGGCAACTCTTGGGAAACAGGCGGAAGGGGAGTCTCGGCAGGCACGGTAAACCTCAGTGCAGGAAACGTTCGTCGCGTCAGGCAAGCGTCACGGCGCCCAAAGAGGTTGGGGCGAGCGTAGCGGGCAGCCTCGCACGCACCCAGCGACAAAAGACTTTCGGCGGGGAGGCGAAGTTAAACCCGCCTAAAGAGCAGCGCCGCGTTCTGCCCCCCAAAGGCAAAGGAGTTACTGAGGGCGTACTCCACCTGCTGTTCCCGCGCCCCCTCTGGGATGTAGTCGAGGTCAAGCACCGGATCGGGATCGGTCAGGTTGATGGTTGGGGGCAGGATGCCGTCTGCCAAGGCCTGCGCGACGGCGATGGCCTCGACCGCCCCCGCCGCGCCCAGCAGGTGTCCGGTCATGGACTTGGTGGAGCTGACCGCGAGCTTGTACGCGTGCGGGCCAAAGACGTGCTTGATGCCCTGCGTCTCGTGCAGATCGTTGAAATGCGTGCTGGTGCCGTGGGCATTGATGTAGCCGACCTCTTCGGGATTGACCCCCGCCGTCGCCAAAGCCATGCGCATGGCCACCTGCGCGCCGCGGCCTTCTGGAGCCGGAAGGGTGATGTGGTGCGCGTCGGCGCTGGTGCCGTAGCCGACGATCTCGGCGTAGATGGTCGCGCCGCGCGCCTTGGCCTTTTCGTAGTCTTCGAGAATGAGGACGCCCGCCCCCTCGCTGAGCACAAAACCGTCGCGGCTGGCGCTGAAAGGACGGCTGGCCTTTTCGGGCTCGTCGTTGCGTGTCGAGAGGGCTTTCATGTTGGAAAAGCCGCCGATGGCAATCGGGGTCACCGCTGCCTCGGTGCCGCCCGCAATCATCACGTCGGCCAGGCCGAGCTGGATGTAGCGCGCCGCGTCCCCCACCGCCCCGGTGCCCGTCGCGCAGGCGGTGACGACCGTGCTGCTGGGCCCGGTCGCGCCGTAGCGCATGGCGACGTGCCCGGTCGCCATATTGGCGATCATCATCGGGATGAACATCGGGCTGATGCGGCTGGGGCCACGGGTATGCAGCACAGCGGCCTGCTCCTCAAAGGTCTTGACGCCGCCGATTCCACTGCCGATGACCGCGCCGGTCCGCTCGCCACGCAGCTCCTCTTCTGAAAGCCCGCTGTCGCGCACGGCGAGTTCGGCGGCGGCAAGCGCCAACTGTACGTAGCGGTCGAGCTTGCGAGCCTCG is from Deinococcus sp. YIM 77859 and encodes:
- the fabF gene encoding beta-ketoacyl-ACP synthase II, coding for MTITGLRRVAITGLGPVTPIGTGAQAFAEAQRAGKSGIGPITRFDTAEVPSKIAGEVKDDLSEYVDAREARKLDRYVQLALAAAELAVRDSGLSEEELRGERTGAVIGSGIGGVKTFEEQAAVLHTRGPSRISPMFIPMMIANMATGHVAMRYGATGPSSTVVTACATGTGAVGDAARYIQLGLADVMIAGGTEAAVTPIAIGGFSNMKALSTRNDEPEKASRPFSASRDGFVLSEGAGVLILEDYEKAKARGATIYAEIVGYGTSADAHHITLPAPEGRGAQVAMRMALATAGVNPEEVGYINAHGTSTHFNDLHETQGIKHVFGPHAYKLAVSSTKSMTGHLLGAAGAVEAIAVAQALADGILPPTINLTDPDPVLDLDYIPEGAREQQVEYALSNSFAFGGQNAALLFRRV